From Nilaparvata lugens isolate BPH chromosome 7, ASM1435652v1, whole genome shotgun sequence, one genomic window encodes:
- the LOC111048560 gene encoding TELO2-interacting protein 2 isoform X2, with product MPTALIILDDYLASNRLVGLKCLDRIVRSISKSEFDSYCSDDSIYRMLHPMIYNFESSTVEPVISCICAVLEKRLDNVAKMKWTQYDDIMGAWLSAMAMEQKLDLRAAHIQCFSIFLTSMGCACVRWSERIINVFEEYSVYHKEQEHCFKAMHVFMRETWKRTHKHFPQLIVILLKALHDLNDENSCANNENYENRISSIVQCLNLLRKVTPDQMNKIASDLRADSRFSEIGKKYFTDTTSN from the exons atgcCCACCGCCCTAATAATATTGGACGATTATCTAGCTTCTAACAGACTTGTAGGTTTGAAATGCCTAGATCGAATTGTGAGAAGTATA AGCAAGTCAGAATTTGACTCGTACTGCAGTGATGACTCAATATACCGCATGCTCCATCCAATGATctacaattttgaatcttcaaccGTTGAACCAGTAATTTCATGCATCTGTGCTGTACTAGAGAAAAGGCTGGATAATGTTGCAAAAATGAAG TGGACACAGTATGACGATATAATGGGAGCTTGGTTGTCTGCAATGGCAATGGAGCAGAAGCTGGATTTGAGGGCAGCACACATCCAATgcttttctatttttctcacaTCAATGGGCTGTGCTTGCGTTCGATGGTCTGAGCGTATTATAAACGTTTTCGAGGAATATTCAGTGTATCATAAAGAGCAAGAGCACTGTTTCAAG GCGATGCATGTATTTATGAGAGAAACGTGGAAGCGGACGCATAAACATTTTCCCCAGTTGATAGTGATCCTTCTCAAAGCACTTCATGATCTCAACGACGAAAATTCGTGTGCCAACAATGAAAACTATGAGAACAGAATTTCTTCAATAGTGCAGTGTTTGAATTTATTAAGGAAAGTGACTCCTGATCAGATGAATAAAATCGCCTCCGATTTGAGAGCTGACTCTAGATTTAGTGAAATTGGGAAAAAGTACTTTACCGATACTACatcgaattga